Proteins from one Cicer arietinum cultivar CDC Frontier isolate Library 1 chromosome 3, Cicar.CDCFrontier_v2.0, whole genome shotgun sequence genomic window:
- the LOC101504461 gene encoding probable histone H2B.3, translating into MAPAKAEKKPAEKKPVAEKAPAEKKPKAEKNISKEGGSDKKKKRTKKSVETYKIYIFKVLKQVHPDIGISSKAMGIMNSFINDIFEKLAQESSRLARYNKKPTITSREIQTAVRLVLPGELAKHAVSEGTKAVTKFTSS; encoded by the coding sequence ATGGCTCCAGCAAAGGCAGAGAAGAAACCAGCGGAGAAGAAACCCGTCGCTGAGAAAGCCCCTGCTGAGAAGAAACCCAAAGCCGAGAAGAATATCTCTAAGGAAGGAGGAAGcgacaagaagaagaagagaacaAAGAAGAGCGTTGAGACTTACAAGATTTACATCTTTAAGGTCTTGAAGCAGGTTCACCCTGATATCGGGATCTCCAGCAAGGCTATGGGAATCATGAACAGTTTCATCAACGATATATTCGAGAAACTCGCTCAAGAATCTTCCCGTTTGGCTAGGTATAACAAAAAACCTACAATTACTTCTCGGGAGATCCAAACCGCTGTTAGATTAGTTCTTCCAGGAGAGTTAGCCAAACACGCCGTTTCTGAGGGTACCAAGGCCGTTACCAAATTCACCAGTTCCTGA